A portion of the Daphnia magna isolate NIES linkage group LG4, ASM2063170v1.1, whole genome shotgun sequence genome contains these proteins:
- the LOC123471009 gene encoding probable ATP-dependent RNA helicase ddx17 — protein sequence MCQEPIALMVLIAICWLSLANGMPTLTGSLNNRDRSAVETGDRLRRQTDYSQDETIVVDAPEIYDDAYALTDDSSADGNLTLRFGSGYHQQYNPFQYGGWNAYGGAGQQYPNNNNNFPGGYPAYPYGPHNYNNYPGSSNTTMNPFYNYNYNNGHGYYYPMNTTSTSTTTSTSTSTSTSTSTSTTTTTRPPYGNYYVFNFRDGSGNQTAIDDGTYGDVGQDDGFKFENR from the exons aTGTGCCAGGAGCCCATCGCTTTGATGGTATTGATCGCCATCTGCTGGCTTTCTTTGGCCAACG gaatgCCGACATTGACCGGTAGCCTCAATAACAGAGATCGATCTGCCGTGGAGACTGGCGATCGATTAAGACGTCAAACGGATTACTCGCAAGACGAAACGATCGTAGTTGACGCTCCCGAAATCTACGACGACGCCTACGCCCTTACGGATGACTCGTCAGCTGATGGCAATTTAACTTTACGGTTCGGCTCCGGATATCATCAACAATACAATCCGTTCCAATATGGCG GATGGAATGCTTACGGTGGCGCTGGGCAACAATatcccaacaacaacaacaacttccCAGGGGGTTATCCTGCATATCCTTATGGCCCTCACAACTACAATAATTACCCGGGCAGTAGCAACACGACGATGAATCCATTTTACAATTATAATTACAACAATGGCCACGGATATTATTACCCAATGAATACGACATCTACTTCGACGACGACATCTACTTCGACATCTACTTCGACATCTACTTCGACATCGACCACTACGACGACGAGACCACCTTATGGGAATTATTACGTATTCAATTTCCGTGATGGTTCCGGCAACCAAACTGCTATTGACGATGGGACTTATGGCGATGTAGGTCAAGACGACGGTTTCAAGTTTGAGAACCGTTAA
- the LOC123471006 gene encoding cyclin-dependent kinase 14-like, protein MSETKNKLSKVARLRKRLSDSLGRLASLAKEDWSISRTRSQTRLSHMGYRKDHNGLSMRGKAGFSDEYLDKLDSENRDSLQENGDAAGGGVEPDLRWERLRLSDGDLLTASRDPEFEKLKGSGGADSGLGSDDACAQDISSRIATVEGEQVVLRRSKKSSSSHLKQRPKSEVYRHQHIDPHLPGANVVLPSASAINLKPSESIRRSKRYSAFGGTSPFGKIENYLRLEQLGEGSYATVYRGFSNLTQQVVALKEIRLQEEEGAPFTAIREASLLRDLRHANVVTLHDIVHTKTSLTFVFEYVHSDLAQYLERHPGGLQAHNVRLFLFQLLRGLTYVHRRKILHRDLKPQNLLISEVGELKLADFGLARAQSVPSHTFSSEVVTLWYRPPEVLLGSTQYSSPLDLWGVGCIFVELLTGSPAFPGVKDAADQLERIFKILGTPTEATWPGVSRLPLYKPQRLNFYRTQRLGHAFPRLYDISQAENLASKLLQLQPSIRLTGETAVRHKFFQELPSQLYNLSDDVSIFTVPGVGLYPEERKFPPVVLRAAQELKNKAKF, encoded by the exons ATGTCGGAAACCAAGAACAAACTCAGCAAGGTGGCGAGGCTGAGGAAACGGCTCAGCGACAGCTTGGGCAGGCTGGCCT cTCTAGCTAAAGAAGACTGGTCCATCAGCCGAACTAGATCTCAGACCAGACTCTCTCACATGGGATATCGCAAGGACCACAATGGGCTGAGCATGAGAGGCAAAGCAGGTTTCTCTGACGAATACCTGGATAAATTGGACAGTGAAAATAGAGACTCTCTACAAGAGAATGGCGATGCAGCTGGTGGTGGGGTCGAGCCAGATTTGCGATGGGAGAGGCTCAGGTTAAGTGACGGAGATTTGCTCACTGCTAGCCGGGACcctgaatttgaaaaattaaag GGTTCTGGTGGTGCTGATTCCGGTTTGGGTAGTGACGACGCCTGTGCTCAAGACATTAGCAGCCGAATTGCAACGGTTGAAGGTGAACAAGTGGTGCTGAGACGTAGCAAAAAATCGTCTTCATCGCATCTCAAACAGCGACCCAAATCGGAAGTTTATAGACACCAGCACATCGATCCGCACCTGCCTGGAGCCAATGTCGTCCTACCCAGCGCATCCGCCATCAATTTAAAGCCATCCGAGTCGATACGTCGCTCGAAAAGATACTCAGCCTTCGGG GGAACCAGTCCGTTTGGAAAAATTGAGAATTATCTACGACTAGAGCAACTAGGAGAAGGGTCTTATGCGACCGTTTACCGAGGGTTCAGCAa TTTGACCCAGCAAGTGGTTGCATTGAAAGAAATTCGGTTGCAGGAAGAGGAAGGTGCTCCATTCACGGCTATCCGTGAAGCTTCTCTATTACGCGACCTTCGTCACGCCAACGTCGTCACATTGCACGACATCGTCCATACGAAAACGTCGCTCACCTTCGTCTTTGAATACGTC CATTCCGATTTGGCTCAGTATTTGGAGAGGCATCCGGGCGGATTGCAGGCTCACAATGTCCGTCTATTCCTGTTTCAGCTGCTGCGTGGCCTCACGTACGTCCATCGGCGCAAGATCCTGCATCGGGATCTGAAGCCGCAGAATTTGCTCATCAGCGAAGTCGGCGAACTCAAATTGGCTGATTTCGGGCTGGCCCGCGCCCAGTCGGTGCCGTCGCACACGTTTTCCAGCGAAGTCGTCACCCTGTGGTACCGGCCGCCCGAAGTCCTACTCGGCTCAACGCAATACTCTTCGCCTTTGGATCTGTGGGGCGTCGGCTGCATCTTCGTCGAGCTTTTGACGGGCAGTCCAGCCTTCCCCGGCGTCAAAGACGCTGCCGATCAATTGGAACGAATCTTCAAG ATTTTGGGGACGCCAACGGAAGCGACGTGGCCCGGAGTGTCACGTCTGCCGCTGTACAAGCCGCAACGTTTGAATTTTTACCGCACTCAGAGGCTAGGACACGCTTTCCCGCGCCTCTACGACATTAGCCAGGCCGAGAACTTGGCCTCGAAACTGCTACAATTGCAGCCCAGTATCCGACTGACGGGCGAAACTGCCGTCCGGCACAAATTCTTCCAGGAACTACCCTCCCAATTGTATAACTTATCTGACG ACGTGTCGATTTTCACTGTGCCGGGCGTCGGTCTCTACCCGGAAGAGAGAAAATTCCCTCCCGTCGTTTTGAGAGCTGCCCAGGAGCTCAAAAATAAGgccaaattttga